ACAGGTAATCTCACTTCCAGGCCAAAACGGATtcttaaattcttaaaaaaattgaaaaaaattcaaCTGTTGGATTTGACCAAACCTCACCAGAATCAGAACCAGGGGGATTGTAAAGGAGAGTTCTATCCCGATAACCGCTGGTTCAAGCTGAGAACCAGCCCTTGGCCAACCGCCACCCCTATCTCTAGCTAAAATTTTTTGTAAGTGCAATGACAATAAATTATTAAGTCTCTTCATTAATGTGAGAATGCACTACAATTAACAAATTCCAGTTTGAGTCAAACACAATATCTTCAGAAAGCTAGAAGCAGAGAGAATTACTTGATTGGTCATGCATGAACTTCTTTAGCCCTATAGATGAGCAATCCATGTCTCCATCTTCAATGCACCTTTTACTTGGCAGGTTTTGAGGAATTCTAACAGACCCTAATAATGGAACAACAACAGTTGCCACATTGTCCACACTGCCCTTTTGAAATGCAGTGTTTACTAAACATTCAGCTAATGAATGTGAACATGAAGAAGAAAGATCTGATCTCTCAGTTCCATGAGTATGTACTTCCCAAAGTAGATCACAAACATCCTGTAAACTCAACTTTTCAAACATGCCATCAGATGCGACCACCAGATATGTATCATTTGTGGTAAGAGATTGCCAATCTGTCACTTCAGGTGCAGATATAACACCATAACTGAAGATAATTCAGAAAcattaaataagaaaaacaaatatTTGCTACATTATAAGAAAACACTAATCCAGATAAGACTGTTGGGGGAAAAACTGCAAGGTAGCATGCTTTAATGTGGAAAACAAATGAGATCTAATTATAAGTGAATATAAATGCCAAATAATCAATCCTTAATTGCTTATAAACCTCACCTCTTAAAATACACATCACCAATAGCTCGGGAAACAGCCAACTGACCATTTACTCGAGAAACTCCACCCCACTCATGAACATATCCACCTGCAGTTTCCACTCGAAACTTCTCATCATCTCTGTCTGGATGATGGTCTCTAGTCAATTCCTCGACAATAAAATATGCCAGTCCATTGGAGGCAATCAATTTAATGTTGTCCCGATATCTTGAAGGAAAAGCAGCTCCACTACGTCTCCGCTCTCTGTACAACCTTAATAAATTGGCTGAAATCAAAGACCACAAAATATATAAGCTTTACCATATTACACTTCAACAACAACTATGGCCGTTGCAAATCTGTAATTCATTTTCAGACATGCAAGAATATTACGCCATTAACAGAAGTTGCAGAACATTGAAAATTAACCACGAATAAAATCAGCCATGATGAGAAAATATGTAACTAAACTTTAAACATTTGATACTGGGCTCTGTTTCTGACCTTTTGCCTCTGCAGGAGACTGAAATTTTTCAGAACACAAAAAAGCCTTTGAATCTCCAATGTTGGCAACTAAAATTTGATCATTTGCTATCAGTACAATGGTGGCAGTTGAACCTGAATCAAGATTTCTTCTAGATGCTTCCTTCATGGACCAATGGATGACGACAATTGTCAACATAAGCAAGAGAAAGATTGCTGTACATATAAAAACTGAAGTTAAGTACATGTAAAGATGGAGGAATTGAACTTGCTTTTGAAAATGTGGCATCAATATCACGGATAGCCCTCAATAATGCTTCCTTCAAAATTTCCAAATGAAAAGCATCATCAAAGTTTTCTGGTAATGGAAATTTAAACCTGCAAAAGCAATGCAGAGtgcatattaaaacattaaaaaagaaggcACAAAAGCCATGATATAGTCACATCACTAATGAAATAATAGAACCAAACTAAACCTAAATGTCAAAAATACTAGTCCTGATGACAGAAGATTGTGTGTTTTGTGCAGTCCTTCAAATACATCATGGCTTTTTTTATAACCAACAAGAAAAAGAGTAGTGTTGAACATATACCCTATTTAATGTTAGAAGCTACGAGACAAACCAACAGTTTATGACTCTTTTCCCCTTCTTTTCCCACAATTATAATCTTTACCAAATTGACATGGAAGAGAGCAAAATTTATTCACTATTGGCAAAGGCAATAAGGTAGAATAACTAACATCAATTGCTACCATGTTAAAAGTTCAGATTAGTTTATATGATTCAACTGCAAACAAAAgtgggagaaaagaaaagaaaaaacgtACACTGAACATACATTGCTTCAACTAAATTTGCATATTCTTATTCATGAATTGACCATAATAAGGTTCAAATGAACTACACAAAATTTTGGGAAATTCAGTTAAATTTTAGATATCATGTGTTCATGCACTTAGGTGATAACACTAGTTATCTTGtttatgtgtgtgtgtgcacatgctaatgttataaatttattagataCAAGAttttatagagagagagagagagagagatgaatattataattttcattttattgttAAGGTAATTTAGGAAGTgagaaataaaatgaatttcaaTTATGAAATTACACCAAACATGAATTACACGGAATTTAATTGAATCCTACATTTCAAGTTGTATCATGCCAAATAGTGGGATTCATTTTTAAATAACAATGCgtcatttgaaataaattctaGGTGTGTCGTTGGTTAGAAGTTAGAACCAAAAACTACGTAAAAGTGCACAGTTAAAAGCACCTATCAAAATTCAGCTCCGGCCGACCAAGTTCTTCATCCCAATTTAACACCTGAAAAACAGCATCCTTTTCTCTCTTACTAGGTAATCTTCCTGCGTATTTCTTCAACACAAAGGAATATGTAGCATCCAAAAGAAAATATGTATGCAAAGCAAAATACTCCAACAAAAACTTCGAAGCCATCTCACTAGCCTCAGCACCATTGTGACCATCAAAAACTGCCACGATTCCTACTGTAACCTCTTTAAGCCCTGTTTTACCTGCTCGAAAAgattctattatttattttaggatCACAACTCAATACAACTTATTCACATACACAAAACCATAGACAGGTACAAACGCATTTACATCCACACACCTAAAAAAACGTTTCAGTGTGTATGTGTGTGTGCGTGtgtgaaagagagagaaagagaaagggaGACCAGGGAAAGGAATGCGAACGTCAAGAGCGCAGAGGATGCGATCCTCCTGAGACTTCCTTCGACCCTGGAGCAAGGCCGATTGGCAACGGGTGCTGCCAGTTAcagtggtggaggtggtgcgtGATGGAGTGTCGTAATTTGGAAGATTCCAGCGAGGGCATTTGGTGGATTGGAAAACCGCCGGAGCACCGCCTTCTTTGTACACAGTCAAACACGTCGACGATTCTCCGCCACATTGTGTCGTTGCATATAGGGTGATGACAAACCCTACAACTAAACGCTTCCAATTACATACAACCATCCTGATCCGCTAAATTAATTTCTGAATCCTCATTGAGAATTCGATATCATAGAAATTAATCCGGGAAAGGGGAGGAGTCGGGTGAGAGGAAAAGAACTGATTCGCGCGCTTGTTGTGAACTGCAAGAACTCTCTTCTGCCCAAATTAACAGGCAATAGCCCTtcgacaaaaataaataaattcaagcaTAAAACGCTCCGTATTAGCACTATTGAAAATTGAGCAAACAAATCTGACAACATTAATTAGCACATCCTCTTATTCACTTAGGAATCAattaatatcaaattttaattcCAGTGGATGTTAAACGGCAATGCTGACTTCTCTTGACAATGGACCTATTAGCATTTGTCACAATGGATATATAAATGTAcacctttttaattaaaaattaaaatatcatattaatatataaatttcactacattttaaataaaattttaattttttttaatatcaccTATTTCTTCAAAAACTTCACCAACACTCAAAGCATTCAAGTACCTCCCTTACATATCTCATATCTAAGTGACTGTGCTCAGCTTGTACTTTCTTTCCCCTGATTATGGCATAATGCTTCCCTTATGGGCGACAGTAATTGTACTGGTTTGCCCTTTGATTAAAACGGAAAATCCAGTCTGCCCTTGCTCAGAATGAATTACTTATTCCTCccccaataaaaataaattcatcttttcctttttaatttattgtaaattataaatcacttttatttttaaaataataacttttaactttttaatatgtatagacagatttattattttaagaatAATGTAGTGATAAACGAATATGAATGTATATTAGACAAGACAAAATATAACTTaatgatattaattatatttttaaatttatctaaaaCTAATTATAAAATCGGGATGACAAAATTTctgtgaaatatttttttatcaaattcacATTCACAAGAGGGTATTTTAACATCGTATACCAATACATAAATATTTAAGTCTATAAACAAAGTGTCATCATAATAATTATGCATAATAAAACAAAgttgaaagtaaaaaattaataataagtgATATGATACAATATCACCCAAAATGTATTTTGCATTGTGACTGTAGAATTGAGTTACgtaacaaaattttaataactcgtaattttcaataattcaactttaattaataaaaaaaaaatgttgatTAGTATGATAGTTAATAttcaaaatgataaaatattcacctCTGATTGAACCTCTCATAACATCTCTCATAACGTTTAGTCACcgctaaaaatattatataatatatatttattatatttataattataattataaaaactcttatttattaattaatattaattgaatttttaaaaaatttattaaattttattacaatataaaaataaattatacataaaatttaaaatacatattATTACACACTCAAATAATCTGGTAAATCATTTAGTTCTAACCCTCAATTCTTGATTTTTATCAACAACCTCATTTGTTCCATCAAGCAACAAACAATTTTATAAGATTACAAATACTTTATTTGtcgatttttatcaaaaattttaaaacatattttCTTTACCATGCAGTTTTTATGAATTTGATTGGCAAGCTATTTTAcaaaattctaaatattttatttataaatttttataaaaaattttgaaatatattttcttttaatatttaatatttgtgTAATTTAACTCATTagctattataattataaacctGACTCTAtagattttcttaattttacaatacaataaaaaatttcaataaaaagaGTTCAGAAGAATACAGATAGTTCTCTGATCCCGATTGTACTTTATTTTATGATATATTTAGAacgaaaaaaataaagagtgaTATTTTTCGTTGCTTTTACCTTCCAGCCAGATCCACATACGTACATTAATAAtactattatttatataaaataaaacaaataaatgttacatatttatgttttaaaacaaaaattattaataaaatatttttcaatcacCCACTTGTCACTACGCTTGTGGAAAGAGAGCAGGGACGTGTCAGCCCAAGAATACTCGAATTCACTTAACCACGCGTAGTACCTAAAACATATTTTTCATCAATATTTTTGGACTAGACTAAACAATCTGGTCCATAAAAATTAGGTACAATAAAATGTTTATATGGTAACATATGTAAAtagaattaatataaattaatactttttttaaaaaggtaaattcactcttttctatttaatttttttttatatttaaagaaaaaattgaaagataaaatctgaaatttttaaattatgaatgtatttttttatttagattaaatttatatatttataatataaatatataaaattttattaatattttatattaagaatttttataaattccatttagataattttttaattatattatatatttctataatttttattaatttattgtatCATATAGACCATTCTAAAAATTGCAGCAGTGTACTATCTCTCTTGCGTGCATGTCCAGCACAAGTATTATTCCCAAACCTCAAGACAAGATTCATCCACCATTGCAGGACCATACTTCCACCATCCTTACCGGTTTGCCCTTCGATGTTCTAGAAGTTTCCTGGAGGTGCACCATCACTCACTCTCTCCTCTATCCCACAACTGCCAAGTGGGAAAGGtcctaataaattaaatttaaaaaatatatatatatatatataaagataaaccaataaaatatattacaatAGAAACCAACATCAAGAACTCTAGAACTTTCTATCCATTTTTATAATAAACATCATTTGTTCTATTTAAGAAGTTTTTGAACACTCTTGTTTATATGCATTAGTTTACCAACTTTCTAATGGCATAGGAAAACAgagcaaaaaaaataaaaatattttgatcttTGTCCTCTTCTTTTCACCAAAGTCATTCCCTCTGTTTTTCTATTCTCCTGAGTTCAGTTGTTTAAATTTGATCCACTAATTAACAACCAAGTGTAGCTTCTGCAAGTCTACTCTGTTCTTCTACCACTTCAGCTTTTATTCCTTCCTAGTACTGTCAGAGAAAAGTTTCCACTTTCTTTCTCTCTTCGTCCACTCTAGTATTCAACATCTCCCAATTGCTTGCTCCCAAAATCTTGAACTGGCACTTGACTCAGTTTCTTGTGTTTTAAGGATCCTAATCCATATTACACAGCGAAGGAAGTACCCAGGATGAAGCTCGTTGCAGTCTGGTGATGAGCCACAAATAGTTGTCCCACCGGAGCCGATGGAGGGGCTGCACGACATAGGGCCACCGCCATTCCTGACTAAGATTTTTGAGATGGTGGATAACCCAATTACCAATCACGTAATCTCTTGGAGTGCAGGAGGTACTAGTTTTGTTGTGTGGGATCCTCATTCTTTCTCCACAGACCTCCTGCCCAGATACTTCAAGCACAATAACTTCTCCAGCTTTGTCAGGCAACTTAACACTTATGTAAGTATTAcaagtcttcaattcccttcccccatttcttcttcttcaaattcAACCATGTTCTTGAAAAAGCAAAGCTCATGtttgttatatatttttctaaatcaaATTCTAACTTAGTTTGTGCTTATTCTTGGGTGGGGTGTTCTAAAATTGgttgctctttttttttatttatttaattgaaatatttttatgctTAAGGAACGGTGATGATGTCCTATTCATGAGAGTTGCTATTATTGCTCACCAGCAAAGAAGATTGTTCTAGGAGCTTCTGGAATCTTCATGCATCAACTTTGATAGTATTTCTGGATTATCTCCTCCAGTAAATGCTCATCGGTTttaatgttaatattttattatttttcaatgtaGTTGGAGTTCTTttgtttaattttgttttacCAATGGTTTTTCCTGGATGTGGCCATGCTGTATATGGGTTTGGAGCCAGAAGTGGAATATTCAGTATTGATCTCGGTGATCggttgattttctttttcctctgtTTCCGGATGCAACTTGGTAAATTTGATTATGTTGGTGGAAGTGGGTGATTGATAATATATATCAATCCTGCAGGGATTTAAAAAGATAGATCCTGACAGATGGGAGTTTGCCAATGAAGGATTTCTAAGGGGCCACAAGCATCTCCTGAGAAACATCAAGAGAAGAAAGGCACCACCTTCTCAGCCTTTGCCTCAACAGCAAGCTTTGGGTTCTTGTGTTGAAGTTGGCAGGTTTGGGTTGGATAGAGAAATTGAACGATTGAAGCGCGAAAAGCAGATTCTAATTATGGAATTAATGAAGCTCAAGCATCAACAACAGAACACTAACGCCTATATTCAGGCTATGGAACAAAGGATTCAAAGTACACAAATAAAACAGCAGCAAACCATGCAATTCTTGGCCAGAGCAGTGCAGAATCCAGCCTTTTTGCAGCAACTAGCCCAGCTAAAGGATCAGAGAGAAGAACTTGAAGAAGCAATGACCAAAAAAAGAAGGCCTATTGATCAAGGAGGCAGTAGTACTGCTGAATCAAGCTGTGGGGATGGAGGTAGAAATCCCATTAAAGCTGAACCTCTAGAGCTTGGAGATTACGTGTTTAAAGTATCAGAGCTGGAGACACTTGCACTTGAAATGCAAGGAAATGGCGCAGCTAGGAAGcgacaagaagaagaagaaggaggttCCCCAGAAATTGAAGATAGAGAACTGGATGAGGAATTTTGGGATGAATTATTAAGTGGGAATAATGGAGGAGGTGAAGACATTAATGTATCGGCTGAGAGATTGGGTTATTTAGGTTATAGTCCTGAGTGAAGAAATTGAACTCTTCTGTACATGGCTGTTCATTCTGGATCAATAATTTCGTCAATGATCATTTGTTTTTCTATGTAGCAGGCTTTCTATTCATCAGTGGTTTATTAGTAGTTAACAAATTCTATCTTTTCAATCTCTCTATAGATTCTCGGTTAGCTTGCAGCAGTGCTTGGACAGAATCTGGAATTGTCCTTATCATGGTTTGTCCAGATTGTCCAGAAGCTATACTGAAATGGACATGATGGCAAGAACCAcacaaatttactaaaatataaGTCCCATATGCCACGTCTGTTcgatctttttccttttttggcttGCAGTGTCTTGTTCTTTCAGCTAATGTTCTGGTCGGTGAGCATTTTCTTGACGCTGCATCTTTACCCTGTAGATATTTTCATGTCCCGTCTGCGTCGTTCTCATCAGTCATTTTCGTGGTTGCCGGGGGGTTCCTCACTGGTAATGTGTGAGCCAGCCGTTAGGTTCTTTCAAGTTTCGACCATAGCCAACGAATGTGTGTGTATTATATTTTGTGTCGAGGACACAGTTGAAGACATGTATAGCTCATTTTTTTTGTGGGAGGTAGATAGATTTCATTGAAAGGGTTTTTAAGCCCAAAAGAATAACGGACTGGGTTTTCAAAAATAGGCTACTAAggcctcaaactatcaaatCCTGGAAAGGCCCAGGCTCACAACAAGGAGACCCTAATCTCCAAATCCTGTCTGAGTTGAGAACACTTTTGATCCGATGCGGATTGTAAAATTTACGGCCTGCAATTTCATctgcggaaaaaaaaaaaagaaaaaacccaTTAAATTTATGTTCATGATCCGATAACTTTTAAATTCATTACATAATTTATCATAAAAAccctcattttttaaaaatttcacatCAAAATCTCTGGTATTGAAAAGTATTACATAAAAATCTTTCATCTCTGCAAACGTTTTATAAATGTTTTACATcatttttcattcattttttttttacaattaccATTATTATGCGATTTTCCATAAGTATATTATACACACACATCAttcgatatatatatatatatatacacacactatGGTTCTTTGTACGAAGAAGGAAACCCAAAgggaaagaaagagaagaagtgaTGGAAAGGAGAGGGAAGGACAAAAACTTTCTTGGTCAGTTTAATGAAACTCTAACAGTGTTCTTGGATGGTGGTATGGTTTTGTAAAATAAGATAGAATAAAAACCAAATATAAGGTTTTAGAGGTTTTAACGTTATTCAAATGCCTGCAATATAAACTTTACTAGACTTGGACTTGGACTTGGCTGGTTGACAATTCTAACACATGTGGTAGGATGTCATCCTTGATGACTAAGACCTTTTT
The sequence above is a segment of the Manihot esculenta cultivar AM560-2 chromosome 5, M.esculenta_v8, whole genome shotgun sequence genome. Coding sequences within it:
- the LOC110615064 gene encoding heat stress transcription factor A-7a — its product is MEGLHDIGPPPFLTKIFEMVDNPITNHVISWSAGGTSFVVWDPHSFSTDLLPRYFKHNNFSSFVRQLNTYGFKKIDPDRWEFANEGFLRGHKHLLRNIKRRKAPPSQPLPQQQALGSCVEVGRFGLDREIERLKREKQILIMELMKLKHQQQNTNAYIQAMEQRIQSTQIKQQQTMQFLARAVQNPAFLQQLAQLKDQREELEEAMTKKRRPIDQGGSSTAESSCGDGGRNPIKAEPLELGDYVFKVSELETLALEMQGNGAARKRQEEEEGGSPEIEDRELDEEFWDELLSGNNGGGEDINVSAERLGYLGYSPE
- the LOC110614471 gene encoding probable protein phosphatase 2C 51 isoform X9 yields the protein MVVCNWKRLVVGFVITLYATTQCGGESSTCLTVYKEGGAPAVFQSTKCPRWNLPNYDTPSRTTSTTVTGSTRCQSALLQGRRKSQEDRILCALDVRIPFPGKTGLKEVTVGIVAVFDGHNGAEASEMASKFLLEYFALHTYFLLDATYSFVLKKYAGRLPSKREKDAVFQVLNWDEELGRPELNFDRFKFPLPENFDDAFHLEILKEALLRAIRDIDATFSKEASRRNLDSGSTATIVLIANDQILVANIGDSKAFLCSEKFQSPAEAKANLLRLYRERRRSGAAFPSRYRDNIKLIASNGLAYFIVEELTRDHHPDRDDEKFRVETAGGYVHEWGGVSRVNGQLAVSRAIGDVYFKSYGVISAPEVTDWQSLTTNDTYLVVASDGMFEKLSLQDVCDLLWEVHTHGTERSDLSSSCSHSLAECLVNTAFQKGSVDNVATVVVPLLGSVRIPQNLPSKRCIEDGDMDCSSIGLKKFMHDQSTNGVTSDLQQLTHGHPLIAKFDRLLVEGKRGNFGCYYLSENLDDMDTLGAQNIDKENYVHGIPQALPEAFSHQYGGPLNLYNDLNLCLSIGMPVGVKDQCTNPEVFASFLGLLESIPFHDTGSNLGSTEYAAPDLRYVLKKRFGQGSYGEVWLAFYWNCHQDRNASVWARKNDNISFASCSDANGRTSSRHTMQDCNASSPDDNLFILKRIMVERGAAVYLSGLREKYFGELFLNASRRLGCLLSDGTSAPLLEELESDFDDLLESNESFYGSWNSWNFENIFPNKFRLQRASFEEGLNHIARYVESFESRSNEIWLVFYHEGVSLSKIMYTVEEIENKSEKEKIEEVIRVQVLHPSKWWHWLKTTEAGKEEMRNLIWQLLIAVKACHDRHITHRDIKPENMVICFEDQATGRCLKGGPTRDKNYTTKMRIIDFGSAMDEFTLKHLYGSTGPSRSPYCRLE